GGGGATCGCAGCATTATTTGTTGATGAGGGAGATTGTGGCGCGTGAAGGGGATCGCTATTGTTTAAATCTGCTTCAAAACGCAACTTGTTAagtttgtaaaattgtaaaatatatcATACATGTCGCATAGAATGTTTTTGACAGTGTGAATCTAACAGttgttatttactttttattaaaatgatctgataaattaatgaatagataaatagaaagtaGAATAGAAATATAATTTGAAATGAAATCTTTTTTATTCACCCACATGGATAtttgttctttttattgtttttattgatagaatattagttaatataataattttttttttacaataattttcAATGAATGTAAATGCagatgtctatatatatatattctttttagaGGCACTGCACATTTCTTTTTTCAAAGTTGGCATTTTGGAGATGCAATGTCTTTGTGCTAACAACCATGCTTTAATCCATTGCAAATGTATAATCTTTGCTTAATTTGATTCAGATTTGCTTTTTATTTGGGTTGTATTATCTCTTTTTCTACAGTTATGAAGCACTCGTGAATAAAAAAGCAGTTGTCAAGCAGTGTGTAGTTTGTGAAGTCAATAAATCTGAATTCAGTTCTTAAGGTAAAGTTGCcgtttttctatatttattttacatttggtGACCTGATCTCTGTTTGTTATTATTTGTTGTGAGGCTGAAGGGTAGGGGGGGGGAGTATTAGCCTTATAACTAAAATGCTTTTGTGATCACTATGGTGACCATTGGGATAAAATGGGTAAATACTGACTCAGGAAATGTTACTGTCCTCGTTCTTCTTGATCTAAAAGCTGCATTTCATATAAATGACAAATATGTATATTAATTGGCTTATAAGCTTGGTCAGTCTATCTAACCCTGTGttgagatgtgtttttttttatatacgttCCTGGAAGAAAGCACAGTATTTTAGGAAGTTAGTATAGGTAAAGGCGTCTCAGAAGAATATACTGTTCTCTGTGGTGTACCACAAGGCTCTGTCCTTGGTCCACTCTTATTTTCTCAATTCAATGTGCAGCTACTGATTATCATAAAGCATGGAGTCAACTTGATTTAGGAGAACCGAGGTCACTGTGATGCCTTTTTCAAACACAAATTCTCCAACTGTGTCAAGATGTTGCTTGGATGAACCTGTCAGTCCAATATAAGAATaagaggttctctgcaatgtttTATATCTTCTTCAGTGAGCCattgtatagatatatatattttttttccctcttgctTTTCTGCTTGTCGCCAATCACTCACTtattcctctcactctctcgctcgcaCATTCACTCACCCAGTCCTTCACTCTACCCCTGATGCGAGTGTGAACTTCTCAGAAGCAGGTCTGTGGTCACCCAAATAATGTGAACTAGGCAGGTTCTCATAAAGTGTGTCTCGTTTTCCACACGTCTGTTAGAGGGGCGCTAGTCACTAGTCAAACCCACCCACCAGCATAGTCACATTGTTCTCACACACCGTCGCTGGTCTCAGAGAGGTAAGATtacacactttatttatttagtcttaGATTGACAATGCAATCAAAATCAGGTTGttaatcatatatatttatataaaggaTATAATGTACCATGTTTTGTAttgcatatatatacatacacacatataaaatCCATCATAATGACTCAAATGATGTGTTAAAGAATAGCAAACATTAGCTAACCcattttttggtttcattttcTGATAACAAGGGTAGGAAGGCATTGTTTACAGAGCAACAACGTGTGGCTGATGGTGGCAGATAAAAATCAAAGTTGTTTAAACTTGATTGTGGAAGCCACGGAAACCTCAATTCAGAAATAGAattaaaaatatgaagaaaatgacATTGTTGTTCATCACAAACTGCGGTAATCTGAAACTAACTCTGAAATATCCAAGCAAATCTTACAACCACATTAAACCAATAATAGATTCTACTGCAATGGAAAACTATAGCAAACAAACTCAAGAATATTAACATACACTATAAACATAGTATAGACGCGatcttttttttaaggtttttaaggttttattACTAATTTCTAAATTGTTTAAAGGTCGAGCGCCTTCGTACATTTCGAAGTTGCTGGCTCACTGTGTCCCAGATTGTGTCTTGAAATCATTTACTGATTCAGATCAAAAGTATGAAACTCAAAACTTCAGAGAAGCAGCTTTCTGTTTTCATGTGCCAAAAAAAATATTACCAATAGATATTCAACAGGCTATGTTTATTTTTCTGGTTCTCAAATGAACCCATATTAAATTaacatgtattatttaaattattttatctttCTATTAACCAACGTTCATATTATTCCCTATATTAGATTCTATTTTTCACCAGTAGAGTATTCTGTATAGTTGTTAAAACGGGGTGAGTGAGTTAAAACTCTACCTCATTTGACAGTCTCTGCCTGAATGTATTggatatatataaaagtaaacaCCTACTCAGAAAATGTTACTGTCCTCATTCTTCTTGATCTAAATGCTGCATTTCATACAACTGACCATACAATGTTAGATATATCAGTAAACATCTGTAAATGACTAATATAAAGTATCTGTATTTAATAAAGGAAACAGTCCTGTTTTCTTGTCTCAGTTTTTgtgaagtttaaaaataataagtacATTCTCTCCCTTTATCACTTCTCTCTGGGGTAGTAGTTGGTGAGCTGTGAATTCAAACCCCTGAGGTAAAATTAGCATAGATACAGCAACATATTATCATATTACATATCATATTCTTGCTTTAGATAACTAACTCaacagttttcattatttttgtagGTCTaaggtagttagctagctagttggcAAGCTAATTTCAACAGTTAAAGTAGCAGCTAAAGTTCAGGTACGTAGTGAACAGGCTGGGAAAATGTGAAAATTGCGAATATTCAGTTTAATATTCAGCTTTCCAGGCTTTCATCTGCATAATTAATGTTATACATGTTGTAGTTACATTTCCACTGAGCTTGATAGCTGCCTAGCCACCGAGCAGTTAGCTAGTTACGTTACCTGAGCTgggaaagctagctagctagttagctggtGACCTAATTGTAACTGTTAGAGTAGTAGCTAGCTCTAACAGGTACGCTGTGAAAATCAACATTATTCAGGTGTTCACACGTTTTCGTGAAGCTTTAACTTTGTATTATAAGTATAAACAGGCACATTCCCTCCCTTTATTACTTCTCTCTGGGGTAGTAGTTGGTAAGCTGTAAATTTAAACCTCTGTGGAAAAGAATATAGCATAAATACAGCAACATATTATCAAATTACTTTAAGCTTTAGGtaactttattatttaatatttgtaagtttcattatttttgtagttataaggtagttagctagctagttggcAAGCTAATTTTAACAGTTAAAGTAGCAGCTAAAGTTCAGGTACCTAGTGAACAGGCTGGGAAAATGTGAAAATTGGGAATATTCAGTTTTCCAGGATGTCATCTGCATAATTATTAATGTTACAAGTGTTGTACATGTCCACAGagcagttagctagttacctgagctggaaaagctagctagctagttagctggtAACCTAGTTGCATCTGTTAGAGTAGCAGCTAGCACTAACAGCTACGCTGTGAAAATCTATTTATCTAAAATACTATTCAGGTTTTTGCAAATTTTGTTAAGTTTTAACTTTGTATTAAGAGTGTAAATGAGCACATTGCCTCCCTAAATCACTTCTCTCTGGGGTAGTAGTTGGTGAGCTGTGATTTCAGACCTAAGCATACATACAGCAACatataatcatatatttttttagctttagataactttaatatttaatatgtgtaagttaaattatttttgtaGGTCTATGGTAGTttgctagctagttagcaagctaatTTCAACAGTTAAAGTAGCAGCTAAAGTTCACGTACGTAGTGAACAGGCTGGGAAAATGTGACAATTGGTAAAAttcagttttccaggtttttaTCTGCATAATTATTAAAGTTACAAGTGTTGTACATGTCCACAGAGCACTTAGCTGGTAACCTAATTGCATCTGCTAGAGTTGTAGCTAATTCTAACTggtgtgctgtaaaaaaaaactattaatctATAATACTATTCAGGTTTTTGGAAGTTTTCATTAGGTTTTAACTTTGTATTATGAGTATAAACAGGCTCAATCCCTCCCTTTATCACTTCCTTCTGGGGTAGTAGTTGGTGAGCTGTAAATTCAAACCTTAGCATACATACTGCATcatataatcatattttttttgttttgctgtagATTACTTTCATATTTTCTATTAAGGTCTAACATAGTTAGCTATAGCTAGCTGCCAAGCAAATTTTAACAGTTAAATTAGTAGCTAAAGTTTAGATAAGTAGTGAAGCTAGTAATAATTGGTTAGCCACATGgcagttagctagttacctgagCTAGTAAACTAGCTAGCTTGTTGGCTAGTTGAACAAATTGCACTGTTGGAGTAGTTCTAGCAACAGTTACTCTGTGAAAATTGATACTATTCAGGTTTACGTGTTacaaaagttttgtgagttttgtgGGTCTTTTACATCCTGAACTTGTCAGTAATTTCTAATGTAACAAGAattatatataatgaatatatataattcagtaatttagacattttaatgaattaaattgCTACAAGgatgcattttttaaaaactttattaaaggATTGAATTCCTGGGGAAATCGTCATAGCTAGACTTAAATTACAATATACTAATAATGAATTAATAGATTATACTTTTATTACAACACTAGCAGCTAGCTATAAACTCGCATCAGACAGCCACTATGTCATTTAATTTTATAAGTATTTTAAGAAATTGTAGGATTTCCATTTAATGTTTAGATTTTAATGATTGGTGTTCTGTTTTAGATCTTTATTTTATCCATATATTTACTGATAAATTGTTAAAATTTGATGAATTGATATATGTTTTAAACAATGGGCCTGattgtaaaataacaaaaaaaacttgaaaattaatatatgtttttttttttacagaattgttaGCTTATGTGATTTTCTGTTTTCAGATAGTGTTTAtcagtattttacaaaaaaaatatcagtttttaTAAAAACAGATTAATTACTGAATATTTCCAGGTAGTGAACCTGTCAGAacattttcctttctttctttttttttttttacagtgtaatatgtTTAAGGAACAGTTGGAGAGCTTGGTTCGTCTGCTGCTAGGTTAGATTTATATGTCTGTAACACAAGGCGGAAGAGTAAGGgctttttcagaggcacactccaaacagaaaGCTATAAGAATTAAGGATCACTGGCAAAATGGTGGCAGAAacccaaagaaacccacaaattttaGTACTTTCCTTGTTAAAAACTATACGATAACCACTAAATATACcttaatgtgttgtttttatgttttatagctattttctttataaaaagcataaaaaatcacTAGTAGTTTATACTATACTAGTTGTTAAATAGCTAGCTTAATTTCCTGTTCCAGCTTATATGTTGCAACACATGGCAGAGGCAGCAGCTTTACAGGTAGAacagaaaagtaaaataaagtaaaggataataaaagctaatttcaactCCCTACCATAGATGAATTAAGGAATTGGCAATAATatttaattgctgcaccacctgccccctttctgaaaacATATGATGCCCTAAAGTTACCTAGtaaaccagcagctaggttgctgaatcttagcgctccactgctaaaGCTTTATCTGTATCGGGTACTCAAAAGGTTTTGTACCTATTCTTAGGGTGAGGATTTCACCCCTTGCATTTTAACTCCTTggagaagggttacactcgaaaacaagtgGTAAAGGTACAAAAGAAAAATTTGATTGGGCCAATGTGTTTGTTCAGAGTAAATAATGAAACACAGTGTTTGAATGACATTTAAGCAACTATGCTGTTGACACAAAAGGCATGTCATATTGTTATTTTCCCTTTTAATGTGTCCTTCACAGAAAAGAACCTCTAGTAGCATCAGTCAACATCAGTCAGCCAGTCAACATGCTTCTGTGGTCAGGGTTGATTTTCCTCCTCTCCCTGCCCCTGATCCAGTCGTGTGAGAATGGAAGCCCTCGAGACTGTGCTGAAGCTGACTTCGCTCCAGGATCCAATCTTGCTGGCGAAGGCTACGACATCACCAAGATGCAGCGAAAAGGAGCCTTCGTCATCAACACGCAAAGATGGAAGCTAAAGGACAAGACCTGCACACTCTGCAGAAACCCCTACATGGAGGGGAAGAAGCAGAAGTTGCCAATATCAGTGGTGGACTGGAGACCCAGCCAAAAGTGCAGCATGAAGCTCTCCAGCTCAGTTTACCAGTCCAGCGAATCCCTGCTGAGTTCCAGCACCTCTTCTATTGAGAACAACTGGGCTGCAAACTTAGGAATCGAGGTCAAAAAAACGAAGACGTCACTGATGCTGGCCGGCACCGACTCCAAGTTGGCCGAGTACTCGATGGAGAAGACCAAAAAGGATAGATACAATTTTGCCAGTCAAAGTATTTCCTGTGGATACTACAGGTAAGGCAACACAATATATTCAACTCACTAAATTTACGATTCAATTCACTAATATCTTACTGAGACTTTTCTTAAATTTGTTTCTAAGAAAAGTCTATTAATTATGAGTCTCTGCCAGTTTGTGATCAAAATTGTTTACAGCTCTGCTTTTAGAATGAGGGATTTCATTCCACTGTCCACGTAAATTGAAcaaatccaaaataaaaaaaaaacattaatgaaaaCTGCATACAGAAGAGTGTTTCAGTTGTTGTAGCTTTTACATAACATGACTGATTGAAAACACAGGGTCATGAATTACATGATTTTTCACCTTGGAAAATCACACACTAAAGACACGTGAGAACTAGCAATTCCTTGCAGAAGATACTGTACGTTGATTGGACACATGGTTCTCTTTCTAcctgatcccattggctgtagtgGCTGCTCTTAACTCACAGTCACTgactggtctagatattaaacctgctagatgtcTGTGACTCAACGGCAACCACTCAGCAATGGTTTGGTGAgcatctttcagtagttcacattACACAACTAAGCCTTTGTAGAGGCTGCACCTCTGGTCACTGCTGCACAAACTCCACTTGTAAATTTGACAACATAGAATGGAAGGAATAGACGCCACGGCCTCTATGCTTTCTACAGTCACTAGTCTAAAAAATTCTTCTTAAACAATTACAATTTAGAATGACTGCTTAATTAACCATTTAAACTCATCTCATACTGTTCATGTTCTCTTTTACTATTTCCAGTTACAGGGTTTCCAACAAGCCCTTGCTCAACCCTGAGTTTAAAAGGGCTTTGAGTCAGCTACCCAAGCAGTACAGCCCTCAGTTCAAGTCACGCTTCTACAAGCTCATCGACATCTTCGGCACACACTATTTTACTAAGGTGAATCCATCTCTGGAGTCTCTTCTTTTGCATTGTATCTAATGCTGTGTTCCATTAAAATTCTGATGTTGGAATTTCCTACTTTCAAGTACGAAATTTGAAATGGCATGCCCCCACAAGTCAGATTTTCTACTCAGTCCAAAGCCCAAAGAGCCTCACTAACCCCGAGTTTAAAATCCTAGATAGCTGTTCCACACACCAACAGTAGTAAGAGCAGTAGTATTATAGCTACAGGTTATTGTTGTCATTAAATCATTCATACATACAGTACTGTCCAAGTTCTACCTGTGGACATATTTCATGGTGTTTAGTAGAAATTAGAAtagtgtaaaattacagaaattgtgaCCATCTCCCTGACATAGAGATAGAGATCCCAAAGAGGTAGACAGTCCATATATGCGTTTTGCTTAACTCACATGATCTCAAATATCTCTATTAGTGTGTGAAATAAATTGATTTGGTTATTAAAAATATGCTCTAGAAATATCTGGTCTAtggtacaagtcaaaagtttggacacaattgtttctgcactgtagatttatactaaagtcatccaaactatcaagaaaaacatatggaattatttaattaaaaaaaggtcttaacaaagaatatgttttattttttagattagtcAAAGTAGGCACTTCTTACTTAGATGAAAGttgtcattttctcagtcagctttatgaggtagagtcacctggaatagctttcagttaacagctgtgtcaAACccgtaaagagttaattacttaaatttcttgcttttttaatgtgtgtgagagcatcagttgtaaaggtgtgaagaatagagatggtatacagagaatagccctatttgaataatgttctaatctatattatggtaAGAACCACTTAACTAAGTAACgaaaaatatactttaagaaatatttcaagaactttaaaattatCCTCAAGTTTAAtcgaccatcaaaaacgttatgatgaaactggcatttATCAcagattctttatgtgttccttgcCTGGTTCCTTGCCTCCATCCtagcctggatgacttcagtattaatttacagtgtatgaaaagaaataaaaaacataaaaacattgaatgagaaggtttgtccaacTTTATGACAGTACTGTATGACAGAtgaataattacattaattaaaaggGAGGAACCTGAAGCTGCAGAGatacttaaataaaaatgatattacTCAGTAAGGACACTACTGAGTTATGTGTCTTGCCTGAGAACTGTTGTTAGCATAATGTGGTGTAAATCTCAAAACACGGAAATAACCTCTCTCTCATGGTCAGGTGACCCTTGGAGGTAAAGTCCACTCGGTGACCAGCATCAGACAGTGTCAGGCTGCTCTTCAGGGTCTCAGTGCGGATGAAGTGAAGACATGTCTAGAAGTGGAGGCGTCTGCCAGCGTGATGGAAAAGGCTGATATGAAAGCAGAGATCAAACACTGTGATGAAGCCAAGTCCAGGACTGAGAGCAAAGGGAGCTTCTCCAGCAACTTCAATGACAGGTGAGTTACTAACGAACGGATCACAGAACATACAgtgatgagccaaaacattaacattatagctACACTCACTAGCCATTTTATCAGCtttattttgtagttctataattacagactgtagttattTATCTCGGTTCTTTAATGGTTAGGACATCACAGAATCACCATTGACCAGGTATAATGTGTGGTGGGTAATTCTAGCAAACTAGATTACCTTTTTCCATAACAATAGTAAACAGCCAATAGggtactttttctctttttctccacttTAGAGGGCACTTTAACCATGCCTTTTTCAACCATGGGGTCAACCTGTGCTTTAATATTACCATTTATACACTTCAAAAATTGAAATCTTCGCAAGTAAAATTCTCttaaatctattttaaatatCTAACATGTCTCCAGTTTGCATTTTTGTTAGAATATTCAATGTTactctttatttcttttgttaTAAATGAAATTATCCATTGAAAgatatttttcttgtttaaaCATTACTTGAGAAAGAATGTAGCTGTTAtttcttaaattaagcaaaatcaTCTGCCAGAAAGTTTGAAATAACTTAAAATTTCtgttaataatacattattaatctGAACTTGAAAAATATAAGATATttaggcccaattccatttctaatttgtaccccaAACATTTGTTTGTTTTGGAAATAAATTGGGCAACCCTTCAAGAACTTGTTGGTGACCCTGCTGAGCTGATGTGATCCCAAGATCAAGTTCAGCAACCTGGACTTTTTTTAGGGCATTGTTTGTTTTTAGAAAGGGGTTCAGATGTTTGGGAGTTGAAATTAGATTTTAATagctttttgtttatttctatttatttcactttaaattaAGCAAGCTTCTGCTgtttagccagctagctaaagtAGCGATGGTAAAATTAACACAACTTTTCGTGGTCTTCCGTTTGGAGTGTGGTTTTAAAAAAATCTCAAGTTTAAGGGTCATGTAGCCCCAACACaataccccccccacccccaattTAACGCAAATAAGCATATagtcactgtccagtgaaaaacaagtatgtcaatttttgttgattttagatTACTATATAATTTTAACAAACCAACTGTCCCTGAAATTTCTTGATTAACAAACCAGTAGAATTTCTccaaaaataacctgaaataaactttttttttttacattgacttctattgaaagttaaaaaagtttattctctctcctgtaaagttgctgttttggagatacatgtttttcattggacagcgacgatataaacaTAAGCCCAATTAACCAATAAACAtaaatcaggacaccctacctctAGGCTTGAACCCACAAAACAGTAGggttaagtggtagggccaaggggtgaaattggATTTGgcctttaaaaagacatttaaaaggaTTTCACTTGTTAAAATATCATTTTTCCCATTTAGGAACAATGCTTTTTTATGACAAAAACTAATATTCTCTATATCCCATGTTTTTAAACTCACTAATTACCTCTTCTGTTGTTTTCTTATTTCAAAAAGGTTCACAGAGGTCTTAGGTGGTCACACCACAGAGCCTGAGCTCCTCTTCTCTGCTAATAAAGACCCAGGGGCCTATAAG
The sequence above is drawn from the Astyanax mexicanus isolate ESR-SI-001 chromosome 19, AstMex3_surface, whole genome shotgun sequence genome and encodes:
- the LOC103036166 gene encoding perforin-1, encoding MLLWSGLIFLLSLPLIQSCENGSPRDCAEADFAPGSNLAGEGYDITKMQRKGAFVINTQRWKLKDKTCTLCRNPYMEGKKQKLPISVVDWRPSQKCSMKLSSSVYQSSESLLSSSTSSIENNWAANLGIEVKKTKTSLMLAGTDSKLAEYSMEKTKKDRYNFASQSISCGYYSYRVSNKPLLNPEFKRALSQLPKQYSPQFKSRFYKLIDIFGTHYFTKVTLGGKVHSVTSIRQCQAALQGLSADEVKTCLEVEASASVMEKADMKAEIKHCDEAKSRTESKGSFSSNFNDRFTEVLGGHTTEPELLFSANKDPGAYKDWLSSLPLNPDIISYSLEPLHELLPTKNPARKHLRQAIHDFILEKSLWRNCSEPCMMGIKQNPKEPCSCSCRNNPGMTPDCCPSKRGLARVIVTVERASGLWGDTTTATDAFVKVFDKNMMSIGRTPVIYNNDSPHWGMAFDLGDVVLTSPDSVRFEVWDEDNKWDDDLLGACSVDIKAGQTQNFCSLNHGLLYYKTEVVCAPSLAGPSCTDYVGSPMNNDLEKVYVSRHARPVPKNMLLEMGVTLDKLYFTANQKTDNSAKTIF